A window of the Cannabis sativa cultivar Pink pepper isolate KNU-18-1 chromosome X, ASM2916894v1, whole genome shotgun sequence genome harbors these coding sequences:
- the LOC115712565 gene encoding uncharacterized protein At4g06744-like, translated as MNFPTLLVPSVLVLLFSITASPGISQPTGARCPAINPPPRPNPTVQYIRPRPPLYPPGLNLMPTRPANNPGPLANRNRILFITQELKRNITYDPFRYTPTWVGNNYCLFKGFFCDTVPDLNITGLASIDFNGARFGGRFLNFYRFIRNLPDIAIFHANSNNFSGVINNGLSQLRYLYELDLSNNKFLGVFPRNVLGAKNLTFVDLRFNTYNGTLSNDLFNFDTDILFINNNGFSQRIPANLGNTPAIYLTLAGNKFSGPIPTSIGRSWNTLKEVLLLNNRLTGCLPFEIGYLNQTTVFDAGSNFLRGPIPQSFGCMKYLQFLNLAHNQLYGAIPESLCRLPNAYNFTLTYNFFTQVGTQCMRLIRAGRLHVDRNCIMGLPNQKPAAECNRFFARPRSCARESTFSFVPCTLSNSRTSSSNIDDIDGRHLREITPPPPPRTYAALEKGQN; from the coding sequence ATGAACTTCCCCACACTACTTGTCCCATCAGTTCTAGTACTACTCTTTTCCATAACGGCCTCTCCCGGAATATCCCAGCCGACCGGAGCCAGATGTCCGGCGATAAACCCGCCACCAAGGCCTAACCCAACCGTCCAGTACATACGTCCGCGACCCCCGCTCTACCCGCCGGGTCTTAATCTCATGCCAACGCGTCCAGCCAATAACCCTGGCCCCTTAGCTAACCGAAACAGAATCCTGTTCATCACCCAAGAGCTCAAACGAAACATAACCTACGACCCTTTCAGATATACACCAACCTGGGTCGGAAACAACTATTGTCTCTTCAAAGGTTTCTTCTGCGACACAGTACCGGACTTAAACATCACCGGACTCGCTAGCATTGACTTTAACGGTGCCAGGTTCGGTGGCAGATTCCTCAACTTCTACCGATTCATTAGAAACTTGCCCGACATAGCCATCTTCCACGCAAACTCCAACAACTTCAGCGGGGTCATCAACAATGGGTTAAGCCAGTTGCGATACCTCTACGAGCTCGACCTTAGTAACAACAAGTTTCTCGGTGTTTTCCCCAGGAACGTCCTCGGCGCGAAGAATTTGACTTTCGTTGACTTGCGGTTCAACACTTATAACGGAACGCTGTCCAATGACTTGTTCAACTTCGATACCGACATATTGTTCATCAACAACAACGGCTTTTCCCAAAGGATACCTGCAAACTTGGGCAACACCCCAGCGATTTATCTAACTCTAGCGGGTAACAAGTTCTCGGGTCCCATCCCCACAAGCATAGGTCGATCTTGGAATACCTTAAAAGAAGTTCTTCTTTTAAACAACCGGCTTACGGGTTGTCTCCCTTTCGAGATTGGGTACTTGAACCAGACAACGGTGTTCGATGCGGGGTCTAATTTCTTGAGGGGTCCGATACCACAATCGTTCGGGTGCATGAAATATTTGCAGTTCTTGAACTTGGCTCATAACCAGCTCTACGGAGCCATTCCGGAGTCCTTATGTAGGTTACCCAATGCCTATAACTTTACACTCACTTATAACTTCTTTACCCAAGTGGGTACTCAGTGCATGAGATTGATACGGGCTGGGAGGCTTCATGTGGACCGCAACTGCATAATGGGCCTGCCCAATCAAAAACCCGCGGCAGAGTGTAACCGTTTCTTTGCTAGGCCCAGGTCCTGTGCTCGTGAGAGCACCTTCAGCTTTGTTCCTTGCACACTCTCCAACTCCAGGACCTCCTCTTCCAATATTGATGATATTGATGGTCGGCACCTACGAGAGATCACACCCCCTCCGCCGCCACGGACCTATGCTGCTCTCGAGAAGGGTCAGAACTGA